One segment of Triticum aestivum cultivar Chinese Spring chromosome 2A, IWGSC CS RefSeq v2.1, whole genome shotgun sequence DNA contains the following:
- the LOC123186486 gene encoding ervatamin-B, whose translation MNKSPILSEIGLWYDKIMKRDLPPSEIDWDVPSGADVSEADWVKTCVVSSADWVAEVDWVEAGAASPVVRNQRHCGCCWAMAAAASVEAMHYLKTSKSISLSVQELIDCDTKSKGCDSGLIQNALRYVQENGLSSEPHYPYKGERSISGCKQNKIAATSRISGFQFVDPTEDALEKAVARQPVVVSLHCSDGLMRYYKGGIVDYEPVSGMTNEEHYVLIVGYGIDSNGVKYWHFKNSWGPNWGEGGFGRIRRHVDDKRGALGIFLKQGVYPVLN comes from the exons ATGAACAAGAGCCCCATCCTGTCAGAGATTGGACTTTGGTATGATAAGATTATGAAAAGGGACCTACCTCCATCAGAGATTGACTGGGATGTCCCTTCCGGTGCCGACGTCTCTGAAGCTGACTGGGTTAAAACTTGTGTCGTCTCTTCGGCAGACTGGGTCGCCGAGGTTGATTGGGTTGAAGCTGGTGCGGCCTCTCCGGTTGTGAGGAATCAACGTCATTGTG GCTGCTGTTGGGCGATGGCTGCTGCAGCCTCAGTCGAGGCTATGCATTACCTGAAGACCTCCAAGTCAATCTCGCTATCTGTTCAAGAGCTCATCGACTGTGACACAAAGAGCAAAGGGTGTGACAGCGGCCTCATACAGAATGCTTTAAGGTATGTACAAGAAAATGGACTCTCAAGTGAACCCCACTACCCATACAAGGGTGAGAGGAGTATATCGGGTTGCAAGCAGAACAAAATAGCAGCAACATCAAGGATATCTGGGTTTCAATTTGTCGACCCAACCGAGGATGCTCTAGAGAAAGCGGTAGCTAGGCAGCCTGTGGTTGTCAGTTTGCACTGTTCTGATGGCCTGATGAGGTACTACAAAGGAGGCATCGTGGATTATGAACCTGTCAGCGGCATGACCAACGAGGAACACTATGTCCTGATTGTTGGTTATGGCATCGATTCCAATGGCGTCAAATACTGGCACTTCAAGAACTCGTGGGGACCAAACTGGGGCGAAGGGGGGTTTGGGAGGATCCGCAGGCATGTTGACGACAAACGAGGAGCGTTGGGGATTTTCCTGAAACAAGGAGTATATCCGGTGCTTAATTAA